In Armatimonadota bacterium, the following are encoded in one genomic region:
- a CDS encoding ABC transporter permease subunit, giving the protein MGRTLLRLYAYLMTAVFFLPIAVTVPVAVTTTGYVTFPPVGFTLKWFHAAFADKILMDALGRSVMLALTSSAVSVAVAFLAAFAVERNGFRGKDVIETFFMGPKMVPQIILVLGLLVFYESVGLAETAVGLLMAHVMISLPFAFRALLATIGAIDRRLEWSAEILGASRVQVLTRIILPQMKTGAYAAFIFAFMASFTNVTMALFLAAVGRKTLPVEMFHRMHVGGMSPTLPALAFVLALVGIGAFIVADRTVGIYKYLGGTGH; this is encoded by the coding sequence ATGGGACGGACGCTGCTGCGTCTGTATGCCTACCTGATGACCGCGGTCTTCTTCCTGCCCATCGCCGTGACCGTGCCCGTCGCCGTCACGACCACTGGCTACGTCACCTTTCCCCCCGTCGGGTTCACCCTCAAGTGGTTCCACGCAGCCTTCGCCGACAAGATCCTCATGGACGCGCTCGGCCGCAGCGTCATGCTGGCGCTCACTTCGTCCGCCGTCTCCGTCGCGGTAGCCTTCCTGGCGGCGTTCGCGGTGGAGCGGAACGGCTTTCGTGGCAAGGACGTCATCGAGACCTTCTTCATGGGGCCGAAGATGGTCCCGCAGATCATCCTCGTCTTGGGGTTGCTGGTCTTTTACGAATCCGTCGGTCTCGCCGAGACGGCCGTCGGGCTGCTCATGGCCCACGTCATGATCAGCCTGCCGTTTGCGTTCCGCGCTCTCCTCGCCACCATCGGGGCGATCGACCGTCGGCTCGAGTGGAGCGCTGAGATCCTGGGGGCCAGCCGCGTGCAGGTCCTGACGCGCATCATCCTGCCGCAGATGAAGACCGGTGCCTACGCGGCCTTCATCTTCGCCTTCATGGCGTCCTTCACGAACGTCACAATGGCCCTCTTCCTGGCCGCCGTCGGTAGAAAGACCCTTCCCGTGGAGATGTTCCATCGGATGCACGTCGGAGGCATGAGCCCCACGCTCCCGGCGCTGGCGTTCGTTCTGGCGCTCGTCGGCATCGGCGCGTTTATCGTCGCCGACCGCACTGTCGGTATCTACAAGTACCTGGGAGGCACAGGCCACTAG
- a CDS encoding dipeptide epimerase, translated as MRITEVAIYRVDLPLAEPFEHASSGLVTALEEVVAAVRTDAGLTGYGEVRGNCGYVTGDVPDRVVAVAAHLAPLLLGRPVEDLARLRAALEDAVVGNTAAKALLDIALHDLLARARGISVAELLGGQVHDRLPTDVSVPFGTVEAAADQARRAVREGYRTIKVRVGGPTAVDEARLAAVREAVDAADGPEVAVAVDANGALEAKEAVRRLRRWERYGLGWIEQPVPAWDIRGLRYVREHTDIPVMADESVLGPREVLALVREQAVDMLHFKLVKAGGFVPVRRMMAIAEAAEIPYMVGQMDEGMVATAAAVQCAAASRAAFFEVHGHQRVAMQPFSGIQVAGGAVIVPRGPGLAVDVDERALKLVFLVRADDVRGGVSSGGTSSGSAG; from the coding sequence TTGCGTATCACTGAGGTAGCGATCTATCGCGTCGACCTCCCCCTGGCGGAGCCCTTCGAGCATGCGTCCTCAGGACTGGTTACCGCTCTGGAGGAGGTCGTCGCGGCGGTCCGCACAGATGCCGGGCTCACCGGGTACGGAGAGGTGCGGGGCAACTGCGGCTACGTGACTGGCGACGTCCCGGACAGGGTGGTCGCCGTCGCCGCCCATCTGGCGCCGTTGCTCCTGGGCCGCCCTGTGGAGGACCTGGCCCGGCTCCGGGCCGCTCTCGAGGATGCAGTCGTCGGCAACACGGCGGCCAAGGCCCTCCTCGACATCGCCCTCCACGACCTCCTGGCCCGCGCGCGGGGCATCTCCGTGGCGGAGCTGCTCGGGGGCCAGGTGCACGACCGGCTGCCCACCGACGTCAGCGTGCCTTTCGGCACGGTCGAGGCTGCGGCAGACCAGGCTCGCCGGGCGGTCCGCGAAGGGTACCGCACGATCAAAGTGCGCGTCGGCGGGCCGACCGCGGTCGACGAGGCCCGGCTGGCGGCGGTCCGGGAAGCCGTCGACGCAGCAGACGGCCCGGAAGTCGCGGTCGCGGTCGACGCTAACGGGGCGCTGGAGGCCAAGGAGGCCGTACGCCGCCTGCGGCGGTGGGAGCGGTATGGGCTGGGGTGGATCGAGCAGCCGGTCCCTGCGTGGGATATCCGGGGGCTGCGGTACGTGCGCGAACATACCGACATCCCGGTCATGGCCGACGAGTCCGTCCTCGGGCCCCGGGAGGTGCTGGCGCTGGTCCGGGAGCAGGCGGTCGACATGCTGCACTTCAAGCTGGTGAAGGCGGGAGGGTTCGTGCCCGTCCGCCGCATGATGGCGATCGCCGAGGCCGCCGAGATCCCTTACATGGTCGGGCAGATGGACGAGGGCATGGTGGCGACGGCAGCGGCGGTCCAGTGCGCTGCAGCCTCCCGGGCCGCCTTCTTCGAGGTGCACGGGCACCAACGCGTCGCGATGCAGCCCTTCTCGGGCATCCAGGTCGCTGGCGGCGCCGTCATCGTCCCGCGGGGCCCGGGCCTCGCGGTGGACGTGGACGAGCGCGCGCTGAAGCTCGTCTTCCTCGTCAGGGCGGACGACGTACGCGGAGGGGTCTCGTCGGGCGGGACGTCGTCAGGGTCGGCCGGATGA